The stretch of DNA CCGCTGCATCTGCGTGCCCATTCGAACGAAACCATGCGCCGCGAGATGCGCATGCTGGCGGCGCTGGCCGGCACCGACGTGCCCCACCCGCGCCTGATCGCCGCCTGCCCGGACGAAACCGTCCTTGGCGCCGCCTTCTACCTGATGACCCCGGTCGCGGGCTTCAACGCCACCACCGGCCTGCCCGCCCTGCATGCCGGCGATCCGGCCCTGCGCCGGCGCATGGGCCTGTCCCTGGTCGAGGGCATCGCCCGCCTGGGCGCGGTCGATCACCATGCCGCCGGCCTCGGCGATTTCGGCCGGCCGGAGGGATATCTGGAACGCCAGGTGGCGCGCTGGCGCGGCCAGCTGGATTCCTATGGCGAATATCCCGGCTGGGCCGGCCCCGCCGCCCTGCCCGGGGTGGCGCGCATCGCCGACTGGCTGGACCGCCACCGGCCGCCGCTATTCACGCCGGGCATCATCCACGGCGACTATCACCTGGCCAACGTCATGTTCGAGCACGGCGGGCCGGAACTCGCCGCCATCGTCGATTGGGAATTGACCACGATCGGCGATCCGCTGATCGACCTCGGCTGGCTGATCGCCACCTGGCCGGACGAGGCGGGCACTGCGGTCGCCGGCCTC from Zavarzinia compransoris encodes:
- a CDS encoding phosphotransferase family protein gives rise to the protein MPEREIPVDLAALAAWMTARGLGRGPIGGAQLLAGGTQNILLRFERDGTFYVLRRPPLHLRAHSNETMRREMRMLAALAGTDVPHPRLIAACPDETVLGAAFYLMTPVAGFNATTGLPALHAGDPALRRRMGLSLVEGIARLGAVDHHAAGLGDFGRPEGYLERQVARWRGQLDSYGEYPGWAGPAALPGVARIADWLDRHRPPLFTPGIIHGDYHLANVMFEHGGPELAAIVDWELTTIGDPLIDLGWLIATWPDEAGTAVAGLGVTPWTGFPAATDLVTHYRSLSARDLSHVDWYAVLACYKLGIILEGTNARAGAGKAPKATGDLLHAAAVALFERAAGWIS